One Danio rerio strain Tuebingen ecotype United States chromosome 9, GRCz12tu, whole genome shotgun sequence genomic region harbors:
- the cdca7a gene encoding cell division cycle-associated protein 7a isoform X1, with translation MRSKKQQASPPSTRMNLRSYRSSTVLPMETSSSSSDDSCDSFGSDGFGNSKRPQRQTRSSTQMEKVFNVLPVTEEEDACSGFESELNDELTEMKMDSDAEACSPPRKTRKSFTLRVAMKFPTKRSSPSKPVKPEPKPKAETKDPESDSEGENFMLKRALNIKENKAMLAKLMAELDKVPGLFPGRAALTPGNVVRRVPRRSLEPIAARRRNPERTSRPHTRSRSLVDGPPSPPPEDEEEDKYSLVRRSRGYEDDDEEEQKEPRRRSYNSSLTIPHVVRPVEDITEAELENICINVREKTYNRATGSTCHQCRQKTTDTKTNCRNSECVGVRGQFCGPCLRNRYGEEVRDALLNPEWLCPPCRGICNCSFCRAREGRCATGVLVYLAKYHGYDNVHSYLKSLKKELEESE, from the exons ATGCGTTCAAAG AAGCAGCAGGCATCCCCTCCGTCCACCAGGATGAACCTGCGGAGCTACAGGAGCTCAACAGTTTTGCCTATGGAAACCTCCTCATCCTCTTCAGATGACAGTTGCGACAGCTTTGGCTCTGATGGATTCGGCAACTCG AAGAGGCCACAGAGGCAGACGAGAAGCTCCACTCAGATGGAGAAAGTGTTTAATGTTCTCCCTGTAACTGAAGAGGAGGATGCCTGCAGCGGGTTCGAGAGCGAACTCAACGACGAGCTGACAGAAATG AAAATGGACTCTGATGCCGAGGCCTGTTCACCGCCCAGGAAAACCCGCAAATCCTTCACTCTCCGAGTCGCCATGAAGTTCCCGACTAAACGCAGCAGTCCATCCAAACCAGTGAAGCCTGAGCCTAAACCTAAAGCCGAGACGAAAGACCCCGAGTCTGACTCAGAGGGAGAAAACTTCATGCTGAAGAGAGCGCTCAACATTAAAGAGAACAAAGCCATG CTTGCTAAACTAATGGCGGAGCTGGATAAAGTTCCTGGACTGTTTCCTGGGAGAGCTGCTCTGACACCAGGCAATGTG GTTCGTCGTGTCCCCCGTCGCTCTCTGGAGCCCATTGCCGCCCGCAGGAGGAACCCTGAGCGCACGTCTCGGCCTCACACACGCTCTCGCTCTCTGGTGGACGGACCTCCATCGCCACCTCCAGAAGACGAAGAGGAGGACAAATACAGCCTGGTGCGCAGAAGCAGAGGTTATGAGGATGACGACGAGGAAGAG CAGAAGGAGCCACGCCGGCGCAGTTATAACAGCTCTCTGACCATTCCTCATGTGGTCAGGCCTGTGGAGGACATCACTGAGGCTGAACTGGAAAACATCTGCATCAACGTCAGAGAGAAGACCTACAACCGGGCCACC GGCTCCACCTGCCATCAGTGCCGCCAGAAAACCACTGACACCAAGACCAACTGCCGCAACTCGGAGTGTGTGGGCGTCCGCGGTCAATTCTGTGGGCCTTGTCTGAGGAACCGTTATGGAGAAGAAGTCCGTGACGCCCTCCTCAACCCG GAGTGGCTGTGTCCGCCATGTCGAGGCATCTGTAACTGTAGTTTCTGTCGTGCCAGAGAGGGCCGCTGTGCTACAGGTGTGCTCGTCTACCTGGCCAAGTATCATGGATATGACAATGTCCACTCTTATCTCAAAAG TCTAAAGAAGGAGCTGGAGGAAAGTGAATAA
- the cdca7a gene encoding cell division cycle-associated protein 7a, whose amino-acid sequence MRSKKQQASPPSTRMNLRSYRSSTVLPMETSSSSSDDSCDSFGSDGFGNSKRPQRQTRSSTQMEKVFNVLPVTEEEDACSGFESELNDELTEMKMDSDAEACSPPRKTRKSFTLRVAMKFPTKRSSPSKPVKPEPKPKAETKDPESDSEGENFMLKRALNIKENKAMLAKLMAELDKVPGLFPGRAALTPGNVVRRVPRRSLEPIAARRRNPERTSRPHTRSRSLVDGPPSPPPEDEEEDKYSLVRRSRGYEDDDEEEKEPRRRSYNSSLTIPHVVRPVEDITEAELENICINVREKTYNRATGSTCHQCRQKTTDTKTNCRNSECVGVRGQFCGPCLRNRYGEEVRDALLNPEWLCPPCRGICNCSFCRAREGRCATGVLVYLAKYHGYDNVHSYLKSLKKELEESE is encoded by the exons ATGCGTTCAAAG AAGCAGCAGGCATCCCCTCCGTCCACCAGGATGAACCTGCGGAGCTACAGGAGCTCAACAGTTTTGCCTATGGAAACCTCCTCATCCTCTTCAGATGACAGTTGCGACAGCTTTGGCTCTGATGGATTCGGCAACTCG AAGAGGCCACAGAGGCAGACGAGAAGCTCCACTCAGATGGAGAAAGTGTTTAATGTTCTCCCTGTAACTGAAGAGGAGGATGCCTGCAGCGGGTTCGAGAGCGAACTCAACGACGAGCTGACAGAAATG AAAATGGACTCTGATGCCGAGGCCTGTTCACCGCCCAGGAAAACCCGCAAATCCTTCACTCTCCGAGTCGCCATGAAGTTCCCGACTAAACGCAGCAGTCCATCCAAACCAGTGAAGCCTGAGCCTAAACCTAAAGCCGAGACGAAAGACCCCGAGTCTGACTCAGAGGGAGAAAACTTCATGCTGAAGAGAGCGCTCAACATTAAAGAGAACAAAGCCATG CTTGCTAAACTAATGGCGGAGCTGGATAAAGTTCCTGGACTGTTTCCTGGGAGAGCTGCTCTGACACCAGGCAATGTG GTTCGTCGTGTCCCCCGTCGCTCTCTGGAGCCCATTGCCGCCCGCAGGAGGAACCCTGAGCGCACGTCTCGGCCTCACACACGCTCTCGCTCTCTGGTGGACGGACCTCCATCGCCACCTCCAGAAGACGAAGAGGAGGACAAATACAGCCTGGTGCGCAGAAGCAGAGGTTATGAGGATGACGACGAGGAAGAG AAGGAGCCACGCCGGCGCAGTTATAACAGCTCTCTGACCATTCCTCATGTGGTCAGGCCTGTGGAGGACATCACTGAGGCTGAACTGGAAAACATCTGCATCAACGTCAGAGAGAAGACCTACAACCGGGCCACC GGCTCCACCTGCCATCAGTGCCGCCAGAAAACCACTGACACCAAGACCAACTGCCGCAACTCGGAGTGTGTGGGCGTCCGCGGTCAATTCTGTGGGCCTTGTCTGAGGAACCGTTATGGAGAAGAAGTCCGTGACGCCCTCCTCAACCCG GAGTGGCTGTGTCCGCCATGTCGAGGCATCTGTAACTGTAGTTTCTGTCGTGCCAGAGAGGGCCGCTGTGCTACAGGTGTGCTCGTCTACCTGGCCAAGTATCATGGATATGACAATGTCCACTCTTATCTCAAAAG TCTAAAGAAGGAGCTGGAGGAAAGTGAATAA